A window of the Linepithema humile isolate Giens D197 chromosome 4, Lhum_UNIL_v1.0, whole genome shotgun sequence genome harbors these coding sequences:
- the LOC136999613 gene encoding uncharacterized protein, which produces MSEKKVYASHKGSKISYQTRRRSNVTKRRPPNRYEAEEDSAGVSASAKKLKVDTDDIDIQSEFGYRIINFFAVFSAISEYVKCKTCNSDIRFLESGMRGLDFKITVCCPNCPKVEIPSCPFIRNGYEINRRIVLTMRLLGVGLAGIMKFCAFMELPRPIFQSCYDRAVNIILIATNAVRDCSMKKAAEDEKKKSEENGLHIGITVSGDGSWRKRRFSSLFGITSLIGWFTGKIVDIEVKSKYCKACEHWKNKLDTAEYEEWLETHADQCQSNHEGSSGKMEVDAVIEMFQRSEALHGLKYANYIGDGDSKTFKGILNAKPYENFEVSKKECIDHVQKRMGTRLRNLRKKTKNLGGKGKLTMKLIDQLTIYYGLAIRRNSNSLENMRNEIWATLFHKMSTDENPQHEKCSESWCEWKKAQATGSLDSFHHKPALSNEVFEAIRPIYEDLSRDELLNRCLGGYTQNSNESFNSTVWHLAPKNYSSGKKILQIASDIAVCNFNDGLTNVLRIMKVMDMNIGPQSYNFCLEMDAARIQCAERSLTDAAKEARSSIKASRKENEEELSNLEGQLYGAGIAD; this is translated from the coding sequence ATGAGTGAAAAGAAAGTGTATGCAAGCCATAAAGGCTCAAAAATATCGTATCAGACGCGGCGACGGAGCAACGTGACGAAACGACGACCGCCGAACAGATATGAAGCGGAGGAAGATTCGGCCGGTGTCAGCGCTTCGGCAAAGAAATTGAAAGTGGATACTGACGATATCGATATACAAAGTGAATTTGGTTATcgaattataaacttttttgccGTTTTCTCTGCCATTTCGGAATATGTGAAGTGCAAAACGTGCAACTCTGATATACGATTTCTCGAATCAGGTATGCGGGGTTTAGACTTCAAAATAACCGTCTGTTGCCCGAATTGTCCAAAAGTTGAAATCCCGAGTTGTCCATTCATACGAAATGGATATGAAATTAACCGTAGGATTGTACTAACAATGCGACTATTAGGAGTGGGGCTAGCTGGAATAATGAAATTCTGCGCATTTATGGAATTGCCACGGCCTATATTTCAAAGTTGTTACGACCGTgcagtaaatataattttgatcgCTACGAATGCCGTGCGAGACTGTAGTATGAAAAAGGCAGCAGAAGatgagaagaagaaaagtGAAGAAAATGGATTGCATATAGGAATAACTGTATCTGGTGATGGTTCCTGGAGAAAACGAAGATTTTCGTCTCTTTTCGGGATCACATCATTGATCGGATGGTTTACAGGGAAAATTGTTGACATTGAAGTGAAATCGAAATACTGTAAAGCTTGCGAGCactggaaaaataaattagatactGCTGAGTATGAAGAATGGCTCGAAACTCATGCCGATCAATGTCAGTCGAACCATGAAGGCTCATCGGGTAAAATGGAGGTAGATGCTGTCATCGAGATGTTTCAACGTTCCGAAGCTTTACACGGACTTAAATACGCAAATTATATAGGTGATGGTGACAGTAAAACTTTCAAGGGGATATTGAATGCAAAAccgtatgaaaattttgaagtgtcaaaaaaagaatgtattgATCATGTACAAAAACGAATGGGCACTCGGTTgagaaatttgagaaaaaaaacaaaaaatcttggaggaaaaggaaaattaactatgaaattaattgatcagttaacaatttattatggCTTGGCCATTCGACGGAATTCAAACTCGTtggaaaatatgagaaatgaAATCTGGGCgacattatttcataaaatgtcAACTGACGAAAATCCACAGCACGAAAAATGCTCAGAGTCTTGGTGCGAATGGAAGAAGGCGCAAGCAACGGGTTCCTTAGACTCCTTTCATCATAAGCCGGCACTATCGAACGAAGTTTTTGAAGCCATCAGACCAATCTACGAGGATTTGAGCCGTGACGAGTTGCTGAATCGTTGCTTGGGAGGCTATACGCAGAACAGCAACGAAAGTTTTAATTCTACAGTCTGGCACTTGGCtcctaaaaattattcaagcggaaagaaaatattacaaatagcAAGTGACATTGctgtttgtaattttaatgatgGACTGACAAACGTTTTAAGAATAATGAAAGTGATGGACATGAACATTGGACCACAATCTTACAACTTTTGCTTAGAGATGGACGCTGCTCGAATACAATGCGCGGAGCGCTCTTTGACGGACGCAGCGAAAGAGGCTCGCTCCAGCATAAAAGCGTCCAGGAAAGAAAACGAGGAGGAGCTTAGCAACCTGGAAGGTCAGCTTTACGGTGCTGGAATAGCAGATTaa